In Ursus arctos isolate Adak ecotype North America unplaced genomic scaffold, UrsArc2.0 scaffold_3, whole genome shotgun sequence, one DNA window encodes the following:
- the TAS2R38 gene encoding taste receptor type 2 member 38, with translation MLTLTPVITVSYEVKSAFLFLSALEFAVGILTNAFIFLVNFWDVVRRQPLSNCDLILLSLSLTRLFLHGLLFLDALELIYFQQMKDPLSLSYQVIIMLWMITNQAGLWLTTCLSLLYCSKIVRFSHTILLCLASWISRKVPQMLLGAMFFSSICTLLCLGDFFSRPDFAFTTMLFINNTEPNLQIAELNFYHSFIFCILGSIPPFLLFLVSSGVLIVSLGRHMRTMKVKTKDSCDPSLEAHIKALRSLVSFFCLYVVSFCAALISVPLLMLWHNKIGVMICVGILAACPSIHAAILISSNAKLRRAVETTLLWVQSSLKVRADHKADPRTPDLC, from the coding sequence ATGTTGACTCTGACTCCTGTCATAACTGTGTCCTATGAAGTCAAGAGTGCATTTTTGTTCCTTTCGGCCCTGGAGTTTGCAGTGGGGATCCTGACCAATGCCTTCATTTTCTTGGTGAATTTTTGGGATGTGGTGAGGAGGCAGCCACTGAGCAACTGTGACCTCATCCTTCTGAGTCTCAGCCTCACCCGGCTTTTCCTGCATGGGCTGCTGTTTCTGGACGCCCTCGAGCTTATCTACTTCCAGCAGATGAAAGACCCACTGAGCCTGAGCTACCAGGTCATCATCATGCTCTGGATGATCACAAACCAAGCTGGGCTCTGGCTCACCACCTGTCTCAGTCTTCTCTACTGCTCCAAGATTGTCCGTTTCTCTCACACCATCCTGCTCTGCTTGGCAAGCTGGATCTCCAGGAAGGTCCCCCAGATGCTCCTGGGTGCCATGTTTTTCTCCTCCATCTGCACTCTCCTCTGTTTGGGGGACTTTTTTAGTAGACCTGACTTTGCATTCACAACTATGCTATTCATTAATAATACAGAGCCCAATTTGCAAATTGCAGAACTCAATTTCTATCATTCCTTCATCTTCTGCATCCTGGGGTCCATccctcctttcttgctttttctggtttcttctggGGTGCTGATTGTCTCTCTGGGGAGGCACATGAGGACAATGAAGGTCAAAACCAAGGACTCCTGTGACCCCAGCCTGGAGGCCCATATCAAAGCACTCAGATCACTCGTctcctttttctgcctctatgtTGTGTCATTCTGTGCTGCCCTCATTTCAGTGCCTTTACTGATGTTGTGGCACAACAAGATTGGGGTAATGATCTGTGTAGGGATCCTAGCAGCTTGCCCCTCAATACATGCAGCAATCCTGATCTCAAGCAATGCCAAGCTGAGGAGAGCTGTGGAGACCACTTTACTCTGGGTTCAGAGCAGCCTAAAGGTAAGGGCAGACCACAAggcagatcccaggactccagatctATGTTGA